One window of the Benincasa hispida cultivar B227 chromosome 3, ASM972705v1, whole genome shotgun sequence genome contains the following:
- the LOC120074395 gene encoding transcription factor bHLH18-like, whose translation MEISSARWISEWEIEDPPSFMDEFKVDPFDFSLDEFKFEEYSGGSWSGTDFYESPVPPSAVTERPTKQLKVAVDGGIKCQIFDGNYKADSSSSTSQIISFENFSNSKCGKGSVGAKIEMDYESVNISESYWNNNEKSWKKCSSSMNRNPLHAREHVIAERKRREKLSQRFIALSALIPGLNKVDKASILGGAIRHVKELQERLKVVEEQPNSKMSEAQSTACVKRTSLQVSSPDDESDDNSFTGGPAPEIEARFSNKDVLIRIHCQKRKGCLSYLLNKIENLNNLTILNTSALPFGHSKLDITIVAQVDVGFCLTVEDVVKNLRQALLDFH comes from the exons ATGGAGATCTCATCAGCCAGATGGATATCTGAATGG gaaattgAAGATCCTCCGTCGTTTATGGATGAATTTAAGGTAGACCCTTTTGATTTTTCGTTGGATGAGTTCAAATTTGAGGAGTACTCTGGTGGGAGTTGGAGTGGGACTGACTTTTATGAGTCGCCGGTTCCGCCGTCTGCGGTGACGGAAAGGCCGACAAAGCAATTGAAGGTGGCGGTGGACGGGGggattaaatgtcaaatatttgaTGGCAATTATAAGGCAGATTCGTCATCATCCACTTCCCAAATAATTAGCTTCGAAAATTTTTCGAATTCAAAATGTGGGAAAGGCAGTGTGGGGGCCAAAATTGAGATGGATTATGAATCGGTAAATATTAGTGAAAGTTATTGGAATAATAATGAGAAAAGTTGGAAGAAATGTTCGTCGTCGATGAATAGAAATCCTTTGCATGCTCGAGAACATGTCATAGCTGAGAGAAAACGTAGAGAGAAACTTAGCCAACGATTCATTGCTCTTTCAGCTCTCATCCCTGGCCTTAACAAG GTAGACAAAGCTTCGATCTTGGGAGGAGCCATAAGACATGTGAAAGAACTTCAAGAGCGTTTGAAAGTGGTGGAGGAacaaccaaattccaaaatgtCGGAGGCACAATCGACTGCGTGTGTAAAAAGAACAAGCCTCCAGGTTTCCTCCCCCGACGATGAGTCGGACGATAACAGTTTTACTGGCGGGCCAGCTCCGGAGATAGAAGCAAGGTTCTCAAACAAGGATGTTCTTATCAGAATCCACTGCCAAAAACGCAAAGGTTGTCTTTCCTATTTGCTTAACAAAATTGAGAACCTCAATAATCTAACAATCCTCAACACTTCTGCCTTGCCATTTGGCCACTCCAAGCTCGATATCACTATTGTTGCTCAG GTGGATGTTGGTTTTTGTTTGACAGTGGAGGATGTTGTGAAGAATCTGAGACAAGCTTTGCTGGACTTCCATTAA
- the LOC120074775 gene encoding transcription factor bHLH18-like, producing the protein MEISSAKWLSEMELESSFMNDLEMNPFECTLEELSNFQTFSDESYTSHIDLENSVQTPAPPPAKQPRTSSGKSREVASMAASSSSSQIISFGNIDLSSVVAQPCYDNNNNNTPIPNYYCSPKNHGVGMKRSAAAAINNNNRSPLLAQDHVLAERKRREKLSQRFVALSALIPDLKKMDKASILGDAITYIKDLQERLKVANEQAAKATVESAVFVKKSDDISTIVVTDDSSEENSSSSDGAIPDIEARVSGKDVLLRIHGKKTKGCLSNILNQIEKLNLTVLNSNALPFGNFRLDITIIAQMDDNFSMTVKELVQKLRQASLEFV; encoded by the exons ATGGAAATCTCATCTGCAAAATGGTTATCTGAAatg GAATTGGAATCTTCATTCATGAATGATTTGGAAATGAACCCTTTTGAGTGCACATTAGAGGAGCTGAGCAATTTCCAAACATTCTCCGACGAAAGCTACACATCCCACATAGATCTAGAGAATTCCGTACAAACTCCGGCGCCGCCGCCGGCAAAGCAGCCGAGGACCAGTAGTGGGAAGAGCCGTGAAGTTGCTTCGATGGCGGCTTCTTCTTCGTCGTCGCAAATCATTTCATTTGGAAACATTGATTTGTCTTCGGTGGTTGCTCAACCTTGCTAtgacaataacaataataatactcCAATTCCAAATTATTATTGTTCCCCAAAAAATCATGGCGTGGGAATGAAGAGGTCTGCTGCTGCGgctatcaataataataatcgCAGCCCTTTGCTTGCTCAAGATCATGTCTTAGCTGAAAGAAAGCGTAGAGAAAAGCTCAGCCAGCGATTTGTTGCTCTTTCCGCCCTTATTCCTGACCTCAAAAAG ATGGATAAAGCCTCCATTCTTGGGGATGcaataacatacatcaaagatCTTCAAGAACGTTTGAAGGTTGCAAATGAACAAGCAGCGAAAGCAACAGTGGAATCGGCGGTGTTTGTGAAAAAATCCGACGACATTTCTACCATCGTCGTCACCGACGATTCCTCGGAGGAAAACAGCTCGTCATCGGACGGAGCGATTCCGGACATAGAAGCAAGAGTGTCCGGGAAAGACGTTCTGTTGAGGATTCATGGCAAGAAAACCAAAGGGTGTCTTTCAAATATACTAAACCAAATAGAGAAGCTTAATCTAACAGTTCTCAACTCTAATGCCTTACCATTTGGCAATTTCAGGCTTGACATAACTATTATTGCTCAG ATGGatgataatttttcaatgaCAGTGAAGGAACTAGTGCAGAAACTAAGACAAGCTTCTCTTGAATTCGTGTAA
- the LOC120072856 gene encoding probable hexokinase-like 2 protein: MPMRKELLVAALATTASLVVAAAALRRWMQRKQWQLKKAHGILRKFARDCATPVPKLWQIADDLESDIRASIASNGTNPNASLKMLVSYADAFPNGDEEGFYYGVNLRGTNFLILCARLGGKNAPISDIHREEISIPPIVMNGNSEDLFDFIAVEVGKFVSAHPENVYEPVKRTELGFTLSYPVDDAAASLGNVIKWNSFSADDTVGKNMVNSINRALNKHGVNLRVSAMVDDTVGNLAGGRYYCRDSVAAITLGMGTNAAYIESAQELARFNGPSPTSGEMGISLEWGNFRSPHLPITEFDACLDSESLNPGSRIFQKLVSGTYLGEIVRRVLVKMAQETLLFGDPVPPKLMTPYVLRSPDMAAMHQDTSEDREVVNEKLKEIFGITDSTPLAREIVAEVCDIVSERAARLAGAGIVGIVKKLGRIENKRNIVTVEGGLYEHYRVFRNYLNSSIWEMLGNELSDNVIVEHSHGGSGAGAVFLASSQKENYDFEHFNIG; encoded by the exons ATGCCCATGCGCAAGGAGCTTCTGGTCGCCGCTTTGGCCACAACTGCCTCTCTGGTTGTCGCCGCCGCCGCGCTCAGGAGATGGATGCAGAGGAAACAATGGCAGTTGAAGAAAGCACACGGAATTCTCCGCAAGTTTGCCCGGGACTGTGCAACCCCCGTCCCCAAACTCTGGCAGATCGCCGATGATTTGGAGTCCGACATACGAGCCTCCATTGCTTCTAATGGAACTAATCCCAATGCCTCTCTCAAAATGCTCGTCTCCTACGCTGATGCTTTCCCCAATGg AGATGAGGAAGGGTTTTATTATGGGGTTAATTTGCGGGGAACCAATTTCTTGATTTTGTGCGCTCGGCTTGGGGGAAAGAACGCCCCCATCTCTGATATTCATCGCGAGGAGATTTCAATCCCTCCCATTGTCATGAATGGCAATTCTGAG GATTTGTTCGACTTCATTGCTGTGGAGGTTGGGAAATTTGTTTCTGCTCATCCAGAGAATGTATATGAACCGGTGAAGAGAACGGAGCTGGGCTTTACATTATCATATCCAGTGGACGATGCTGCGGCCTCATTGGGAAATGTAATCAAATGGAATAGTTTCTCTGCTGATGACACA GTTGGAAAGAATATGGTGAACAGCATCAATCGGGCATTGAATAAACATGGTGTGAACCTGCGTGTCTCTGCAATG GTTGATGATACTGTTGGGAATTTAGCCGGAGGTAGATACTACTGCAGGGACAGTGTGGCTGCTATTACTCTAGGCATGGGCACGAATGCTGCTTATATAGAATCAGCACAAGAACTTGCTCGCTTTAATGGACCATCACCAACATCAGGGGAGATG GGAATCAGCTTGGAGTGGGGCAATTTCCGTTCACCGCATCTTCCAATAACTGAGTTTGATGCTTGTCTAGATTCTGAAAGTTTAAATCCCGGTAGTCGG ATATTCCAAAAGTTGGTATCGGGAACCTATTTGGGAGAGATTGTGAGAAGAGTCCTGGTAAAAATGGCACAGGAAACGTTATTATTTGGGGATCCCGTCCCTCCAAAGCTTATGACCCCTTATGTGCTAAG GTCACCTGATATGGCTGCAATGCATCAGGATACTTCAGAAGATAGAGAAGTGGTCAATGAAAAGCTGAAAGAAATTTTTGGG ATAACTGATTCAACTCCACTGGCAAGAGAAATTGTTGCTGAGGTATGTGACATCGTGTCAGAACGTGCAGCCCGTCTTGCTGGAGCTGGCATTGTGGGAATCGTTAAGAAACTGGGGAGGattgaaaacaaaagaaacataGTCACAGTGGAAGGTGGGCTTTACGAGCATTACAGGGTATTTAGAAACTATCTCAATAGTAGCATATGGGAAATGCTTGGAAATGAACTGTCAGACAATGTGATAGTGGAACATTCTCATGGTGGGTCTGGCGCTGGAGCTGTGTTCCTTGCTTCATCCCAGAAAGAAAACtatgattttgaacatttcaacatTGGATAA